The following are encoded together in the Magnetospirillum gryphiswaldense MSR-1 v2 genome:
- the leuS gene encoding leucine--tRNA ligase, giving the protein MSRTDERYNVKETEAKWQKTWEDRQSFLATEDPSRPKYFVLEMFPYPSGRIHMGHVRNYALGDVVARYKRARGFNVLHPMGWDAFGLPAENAAIERGVHPAKWTRENIAAMREQLKSMGLSYDWSRELATCEPEYYRHEQKMFLDFLKAGLVYRKESWVNWDPVENTVLANEQVIDGRGWRSGALVEKRLLSQWFLKITAFADDLLDSLQTLDRWPERVRIMQENWIGRSEGARLTWNLKDRDDSLDIFTTRPDTLFGAAFLAISPNHPLAGELAAHNPALAEFIAECNRMGTSEAVVEAAEKKGMDTGLKAFHPFVPGWELPVYVANFVLMEYGSGAIFGCPAHDQRDLDFARKYGLTVKPVVLPADADAASFQVGDEAYSGDGTLFNSDFLDGLDVPAAKAAAIARIEAGKIGEKTVNWRLRDWGVSRQRYWGCPIPIIHCDTCGPVPVPEADLPVRLPEDVSFDKPGNPLDHHPTWKNVACPCCGKPARRETDTFDTFFESSWYFARYCSPNRADVAFDRSAADYWMSVDQYIGGIEHAVLHLLYSRFFTRALKTCGYLGVKEPFAGLLTQGMVCHETYKDEAGAWLYPDEVVKGEGGGLVHAQTGKTVALGRSEKMSKSKRNVVDPAHIIATYGADTARLFMLSDSPPERDLEWTEAGIDGAWRYVNRLWRLTALAVDSLPAIGTAMPELGEAAAKLRRQVHKTIAAVSDDLDRFHFNKAVARIRELTNALGDFKAEDAGDWWVMREGLESAALLIAPMMPHLAEEIWLELGHAQPVVDTAWPLAEAALLVEDSVTIAVQVNGKLRATIALPKDCDAKLAEETALAQEAVIAAMSGKPPRKVVVVANRIVNVVV; this is encoded by the coding sequence ATGTCGCGCACCGACGAGCGTTACAACGTCAAGGAAACCGAAGCCAAGTGGCAGAAGACGTGGGAGGACCGTCAGTCCTTCCTGGCCACCGAGGACCCGTCCCGCCCGAAATATTTCGTCCTCGAGATGTTTCCCTATCCGTCGGGCCGCATCCATATGGGCCATGTGCGCAATTATGCCCTGGGCGACGTGGTGGCGCGCTACAAGCGTGCCCGCGGTTTCAACGTGCTGCACCCCATGGGCTGGGACGCCTTTGGCCTGCCGGCGGAAAACGCCGCCATCGAGCGCGGCGTCCATCCGGCCAAGTGGACGCGCGAGAACATCGCCGCCATGCGCGAGCAATTGAAGTCCATGGGCCTGTCCTATGACTGGAGCCGCGAACTGGCCACCTGCGAGCCGGAATATTACCGCCACGAACAAAAGATGTTCCTGGATTTCCTCAAGGCCGGCTTGGTCTATCGCAAGGAATCCTGGGTCAATTGGGATCCGGTGGAAAACACCGTGCTGGCCAATGAACAGGTCATCGACGGTCGCGGCTGGCGTTCCGGCGCCTTGGTGGAAAAGCGGCTGCTGTCGCAATGGTTCCTCAAGATCACCGCCTTCGCCGACGATCTGCTGGACAGCTTGCAGACCCTCGATCGTTGGCCCGAGCGCGTGCGCATCATGCAGGAAAACTGGATCGGCCGCAGCGAAGGGGCGCGGCTGACCTGGAACCTGAAAGACCGCGACGACAGCCTGGACATCTTCACCACCCGTCCCGACACCTTGTTCGGCGCCGCCTTTCTGGCCATTTCCCCCAATCATCCGCTGGCTGGCGAACTGGCCGCCCATAACCCGGCCTTGGCCGAGTTCATCGCCGAATGCAACCGCATGGGCACCTCGGAAGCGGTGGTGGAAGCGGCGGAAAAGAAGGGCATGGACACCGGCCTCAAGGCCTTTCACCCCTTCGTTCCGGGGTGGGAACTTCCCGTTTACGTCGCCAATTTCGTCTTGATGGAATACGGCTCGGGCGCCATTTTCGGCTGCCCCGCCCATGACCAGCGCGATCTGGATTTCGCCCGCAAATACGGCCTGACGGTCAAGCCGGTGGTGCTGCCCGCCGATGCCGATGCCGCCAGCTTCCAAGTGGGCGACGAGGCTTATTCCGGTGACGGAACGTTGTTCAATTCGGACTTCCTCGACGGATTGGACGTGCCGGCGGCCAAAGCCGCCGCCATCGCCCGTATCGAAGCGGGCAAGATCGGCGAGAAGACCGTCAACTGGCGCCTGCGCGACTGGGGCGTGTCGCGCCAGCGCTATTGGGGCTGCCCGATCCCCATCATCCATTGCGACACTTGTGGCCCGGTGCCGGTGCCCGAGGCCGATCTGCCGGTGCGCCTGCCCGAGGATGTCAGCTTCGACAAGCCCGGCAACCCGCTGGACCATCACCCGACCTGGAAGAACGTCGCCTGCCCCTGTTGCGGCAAGCCGGCCCGGCGCGAGACCGACACCTTCGACACCTTCTTCGAATCGTCGTGGTATTTCGCCCGCTATTGCTCGCCCAACCGCGCCGATGTCGCCTTCGACCGCTCGGCCGCCGATTACTGGATGTCGGTGGACCAATATATCGGCGGCATCGAACACGCGGTGCTGCACCTGTTGTATTCGCGCTTCTTCACCCGCGCGCTCAAGACCTGCGGCTATCTGGGGGTCAAGGAACCCTTCGCCGGCCTGCTGACCCAGGGCATGGTCTGCCACGAGACCTACAAGGACGAAGCCGGCGCCTGGCTCTACCCGGACGAGGTGGTCAAGGGCGAGGGCGGCGGCTTGGTCCATGCCCAGACCGGCAAGACCGTGGCTTTGGGCCGCTCGGAAAAGATGTCCAAGTCCAAACGCAACGTGGTCGACCCCGCCCATATCATCGCCACCTATGGCGCCGATACCGCGCGGCTGTTCATGCTGTCGGACAGCCCGCCGGAACGCGACCTGGAATGGACCGAGGCCGGCATCGACGGCGCTTGGCGCTATGTCAACCGCCTGTGGCGGCTGACCGCCCTAGCGGTGGACTCGCTGCCCGCCATCGGCACCGCCATGCCCGAACTGGGCGAGGCGGCGGCCAAGCTGCGCCGTCAGGTGCACAAGACCATCGCCGCCGTTTCCGATGATCTCGACCGCTTCCATTTCAACAAGGCGGTGGCCCGTATCCGCGAGTTGACCAATGCGCTGGGGGATTTCAAGGCGGAAGATGCCGGCGATTGGTGGGTGATGCGCGAAGGCCTGGAAAGCGCGGCCTTGCTGATCGCGCCGATGATGCCGCATCTGGCCGAGGAAATCTGGCTGGAACTGGGCCACGCCCAGCCGGTGGTCGATACCGCTTGGCCGCTGGCCGAAGCGGCGCTGCTGGTGGAAGACAGCGTCACCATCGCCGTCCAGGTCAACGGCAAGCTGCGCGCCACCATCGCGCTGCCCAAGGATTGCGACGCCAAGCTGGCTGAGGAAACAGCGCTTGCGCAAGAGGCCGTGATCGCGGCAATGTCAGGCAAGCCGCCGCGCAAGGTGGTGGTGGTAGCGAACCGGATCGTCAATGTGGTGGTCTAA
- a CDS encoding DUF3576 domain-containing protein — MKTFRVVGMSAALAFTLVALGACDNSQAVFPTRGKGDTSPRMSNEKRETIFGPEGMFGDKKKGEGTGDGIGVNSFLWRASLDTLGFMPIASADPFGGTIITDWYQLPESPNERFKLNVFILDRALRADGVKVSVFKQGRDSMGQWVDVRVEPKMATDMENAILTRARQLRIVSTE, encoded by the coding sequence ATGAAGACTTTCCGCGTGGTGGGCATGAGTGCGGCCCTGGCGTTCACCTTGGTCGCCCTGGGCGCCTGCGACAATTCCCAGGCCGTCTTTCCCACCAGAGGCAAAGGCGACACCTCGCCCCGCATGAGCAATGAAAAGCGCGAGACCATTTTCGGCCCCGAAGGCATGTTCGGCGACAAGAAGAAGGGTGAAGGCACCGGCGACGGCATCGGCGTCAATTCCTTCCTGTGGCGCGCCTCGCTCGACACCTTGGGCTTCATGCCCATCGCCTCGGCCGATCCCTTCGGCGGCACCATCATCACCGATTGGTACCAACTGCCCGAATCGCCCAACGAGCGCTTCAAGCTGAACGTCTTCATCCTTGACCGCGCGCTGCGCGCCGACGGCGTCAAGGTGTCGGTGTTCAAGCAGGGCCGCGATTCCATGGGCCAGTGGGTGGATGTCCGGGTCGAGCCCAAGATGGCCACCGACATGGAAAACGCCATCCTGACCCGGGCGCGGCAATTGCGCATCGTCTCCACCGAATAG
- a CDS encoding tetratricopeptide repeat protein gives MPPLPPPSPWLIQGFQSLERGDAVTAEHQFRQALMMRRGEPQALQGLGLALIRQNRQTEARAPLEQAAAALPKDAGCAANLGALLIELGDHQAAETHLRRATRAQPGMAAAWNNLGRVLMHLERLDEAETVLRKALILTPDYSQCRENWRETQDIRLHRLEQCGQYAKALEEADKALQLDPTWDKARYFRACTLLRLQRFTAGWADYRVKYDELQALPLPEWQGEVLAPPATLLIRAEQGIGEQIMLASLIERARSRCPRIIAECDERMVPLMTRSLPAITWVPWTDPPAAALRDPAITRQFGLGRLPSLFLSDATAFGDGAAFLVPDPVRRDAARRVLGGDKPIIGLAWASGRSPAAARKNIPIAALRPLLTSLSARFVVLQYEPAAEDMAELRSWGIDLADCPDLDPMTDLEGFAATIAACDHVVTISNATAHFAGALGVPTTVLLSACPLWHWFTETSTSPWYSSLKLYRQKKDDGDWSDVMAAVITDLALVSVHRLELDGRR, from the coding sequence ATGCCGCCTTTGCCGCCCCCATCCCCCTGGTTGATCCAAGGATTTCAAAGCCTTGAACGTGGCGATGCCGTCACTGCCGAACACCAGTTCCGCCAAGCCCTGATGATGCGGCGCGGCGAACCCCAGGCCTTGCAGGGATTGGGGCTGGCGCTGATCCGCCAGAACCGCCAGACCGAAGCCCGGGCGCCGCTGGAACAGGCCGCCGCCGCCCTGCCCAAAGATGCCGGCTGCGCCGCCAATCTGGGCGCCCTGCTGATCGAACTGGGCGATCACCAGGCGGCGGAAACCCATCTGCGCCGGGCCACCCGGGCTCAGCCGGGGATGGCTGCCGCCTGGAACAATCTGGGCCGTGTGTTGATGCACCTGGAGCGGCTGGACGAAGCGGAAACGGTGCTGCGCAAGGCCTTGATCCTGACCCCGGATTATTCGCAATGCCGGGAGAACTGGCGGGAAACCCAGGACATTCGCCTGCACCGGCTGGAGCAGTGCGGCCAATACGCCAAGGCCCTTGAAGAAGCGGATAAGGCCTTGCAGTTGGATCCCACCTGGGACAAGGCCCGCTATTTCCGCGCCTGCACCTTGTTGCGGCTTCAGCGCTTCACCGCCGGTTGGGCGGATTACCGTGTCAAGTACGATGAGCTTCAGGCCTTGCCCCTGCCGGAATGGCAGGGTGAGGTCTTGGCCCCACCGGCAACCTTGCTGATCCGGGCGGAACAGGGAATCGGTGAACAGATCATGTTGGCATCGCTGATCGAACGCGCCCGCAGCCGGTGCCCGCGGATCATCGCCGAATGCGACGAGCGCATGGTGCCGCTGATGACCCGCTCCCTGCCCGCGATCACGTGGGTTCCCTGGACCGACCCGCCGGCTGCCGCCCTGCGCGATCCGGCCATCACCCGCCAGTTCGGCCTGGGCCGGCTGCCGTCCTTGTTCCTGTCCGACGCCACCGCCTTCGGCGATGGTGCCGCCTTCCTGGTACCCGACCCGGTGCGGCGCGACGCGGCCCGACGCGTTCTGGGCGGCGACAAGCCGATCATCGGTCTGGCCTGGGCCAGCGGCAGATCCCCCGCCGCCGCCCGCAAGAATATTCCCATCGCCGCCTTGCGTCCGCTGTTGACCAGCCTGTCCGCCCGCTTTGTCGTGCTGCAATACGAACCCGCCGCCGAGGACATGGCCGAATTACGGTCCTGGGGAATTGATCTGGCCGATTGCCCCGACCTTGACCCCATGACCGACCTGGAGGGATTTGCCGCCACCATCGCCGCCTGCGATCACGTGGTGACCATTTCCAACGCCACCGCCCATTTCGCCGGAGCCCTGGGGGTTCCCACCACGGTGCTGCTGTCGGCCTGCCCCTTGTGGCATTGGTTCACCGAAACCAGCACCAGCCCATGGTACAGCTCCCTCAAACTGTACCGGCAAAAGAAGGACGATGGGGACTGGAGCGACGTGATGGCCGCCGTCATCACCGATCTTGCCCTTGTCTCGGTTCATCGGCTGGAGTTAGATGGCCGCCGATAG